The nucleotide window AATGAACATAATTGACCATATAAATTAATGACATTAACAATTCAAATtattcatctaaaaaaaatattcaaattattatcaatattttttttgtcaaattcaaattttcatgtaaaaatatgtatgatttatataattatttataattaaaagaaTTACATGACCAAGGATGGATAAAAGCTGGATAACACATATggtaaaggtaaaaaaaaaaagaagatatagTTGGAAACATGATAGTGTAAAATGATAGATGATGTTGATTGGTGAGTGTCAACATGAGACATAGATATAACTTTTTTCAccaatttaattaacttttttcatttgttttctttAGCTTTTATCTGCCGACAGAAGCTCTGAGTACCATAAAAGAGAACACTCAGAATTGTGTGACATGTAACACAAAACTTGGTTCTATTCTTCTTCACAcccccttcttcttcttcacaccCCCCTTTAGACATGGATATTTGCAACAATGTATCAGTTTCAGAAGAGTTTCAACAAGAGTTTTCTACCATTGATGACCTTTTTCCTGCTCACAACACGGTTAGTCTATacacatatataaataaacatgcatgcatatatttTGCTAGTACTTTATGTAAAAAAtggttatagagatatatttttgtatgcATATAGTATTTGGTAATACTTCAAGTTCATAAGGATTGtagctttagttttttttttttgtgagtgaATGTTTATACAAGTTGGTATTACTTTATAAAGTTTAAAGCTTTAATTATTCTTGTACTAccaaattttgatttgattttttgcaaaaaatatataattgctagtactttatattaaaaaaaaagattgtagAGCAATAGTTTGTGTATGCATAGAATTTGGTAATactttaaattcataaaaattgtagctttaatgttttttttttttgtgagtaaatgtgtataaatataagtttttattttactttataaagTTTGTAGCtttgataatttttgttgtattgcatGTATGTAATGTGAGTGTTCTATTGTTGTTGGtactaaatttgatttttttttttggcaaggAAAAAAAGTTTTCTATTGTTAgaaatttatgttaaaaaaagtttgtaGAGCATTAATTTGTGTATGCATAGAATTTGGTAATACTTTAAGGTCATAAAGATTGtagctttaatattttttttatatataaggtTTCTATTTTACTCTATAAAGTTTGGtaataaattttggttttttgtggCAAATTTTTCAGGAAGTGGATTTAGGGATGGAGTGGTTGTCAGTGTTTGTTGAAGAATGTTTTTCAAGTAAACCAAGTTGTGTCATAGCACCTTCTTCTAATGTTCAAATTCAAGAAAGTACAAACACAAAACCTTCAAACACAATGCAAAAacctcaacaacaaaatcaatctTATTTGCAAAATTTTGTTGTTCCTGGAAAAGCAAGAAGCAAGAGAAAAAGACTTTCAGCTCCTAGTACAAATATTTGGTCACATTCACATCTTATAAGTGATGGTAATTTGATTTCAGATCCTCCTTTGTTGAAACAAGCTTATTGGTTAGCCGATAGCGAACTCATTGCTCCGAAAAACGAGCAAAAAGTCTCTGCAGTTGCGTACGGAGATCAGAAAGAAGCAAAAAGAAGGGTGAAGAAAGAGAGTTATGAGGTTGGAATTATTCAAGTTAAGAATAGTGAGAAtgttaatgatgatgatgaggaacATATTCCAAATGCAAGAAGGTGCACTCATTGTTTGTCACAAAGGACCCCACAATGGAGGGCAGGACCATTGGGACCAAAAACACTATGCAATGCATGTGGTGTGAGGTACAAGTCTGGTAGGTTGTTGCCAGAGTATAGGCCAGCAAAGAGTCCTACTTTTGTTAGCTACTTGCATTCAAATTCTCACAAAAAAGTTCTTGAGATGAGAATGCAATCTATTAAGTAGGGCTTAATTAGTGATTAGTGAAGTTGGTTTATAGTTTATGTTATTTTCATGTAGACCAAAAGATGGGTTTTAAAGACCAAAACATGTTTTTTCATGAAAAGTATAATTAAGTAGCATGTTTAGATTATTAGAGTTTCTAATCAATTTTAAGAGGAACTAAATCATGGcttcatatttaaaatgatGTTGAAATATAATGCACTGTGATTGTTAGAGTTCCTGATATTTTTTGGGTCGAACTCCCGATATTTTGATGATTGTTCAATAAGTCTCTCAAATTGCTCAACCTATTGAATCATAACTTCTGATGACATTTTTTGTAAGTAAAACCTGATCGGATCGTAACTTCTGATGGTTATGGttactatttttaaaaatgtaagcGATTTGAGGGACTTATTGAGAAATTATCCGATATTTTAATTCCAACCTCAATCCAAATTGTAGCAAACAATGCTACAGTTCTGGTTTTTGGGTTCAGATATGGGCTCAATGGTTAGGAGAGCTGCAATCAATAGTGGAAGCCCAGTAGTCATTTTCTCTTCCAACCTcctgatttttaaaatttacccTCGTCTAAATTTATCCATctgaaaaaggaaaaacatcatatattttaGATTTACCTATCTGAACacgaaaaaaagaaaatgtgtttttttcccTCCGGATTGATACATCTGGAGGGAAGTGATTTCTAAGAAAACTACGGGGTTGTGCGGAGTTAAAAGTATCCCTCTTGAAGAATAGTATAGTACTAAATCTTTTGGATTGATGTCTACAACAAGAGCTTTATGTGTCTCCCCTTTGGGTCGGACCGGTCTACTTGATATCTATCGATCGTATTATCTGCCATATAATTAGGGAGAGAATTTTCCCACCCTAAAAATTTCGAATATGCATATTAATAAACACAATTTTATTCCGTTTAGAAGTATACTTTCGAATAAATAAAGTGTCTAGAAGCACACATATAGAGCTATGTGGGGGGTGACAAAAGTTGTTCTCTGTAATCATATGATTATAAAGCCCAACCCAAATAATTGCATTTTGATGACACTGTTCAAAATTATTAAAGTAGAAAAACAAGCAAAGCTTAAATCCATACAAAATCTGAGTAAAATAgagttttgattttattttttataatgaagTTAAAATAGAGCTATTAAACACACTTTAGATGCAACGGTAAAGTTGTTGCCACATGATTGAAATGTCATAAATATAAGTCTTGGAAACAATCTCTTGTGTAAAAACATGGTAAAACTGGATGTAATACATCAAGCATATGCGGGAAATCTAGTACACTTGATTACTTTTCTACACGCACTTTGGATGCACATATCTTAATGATGatttggtattttttatttatttttataatagaaTAGATGAATAATGTAGTATTGTCTAGTTTTTATAAATGTCAAATACAGATCCCACATGAAGCATCATCAGTATGATAATTCCAATACATGTGGAGACCATAAATTGTAGATCACAATAGAAGAAGTCAAATGTATAAAAAGGACAACccttcaaaataatatattcaagtctacaaaactatatattaaatgaatctTCAAAACTATATCTTCCACACCATCTCCAAGTACAATATCTCTCATttacatatatttaaatataagtcACAAAATCACCTATAACATGTGTACAAGAAGAAATTAACCTAACACAATAGAATCATAGGAAGTATActaaaaaacaagaaaacaacaaatgaaGGGAAcaaagaagaggatgaagaagggTTAATTTGAATAATAAAATCACAAGTAGGAGTTGAAATATTATTTGTTGTAAGCATAGCTAACCCTTCAAAATTGCAAGCCAAGTCATTCTGATTTTGCACTTGATAATACATATTAAATGCATATGAAGCATTTCCATTAGCATCCAAATTGTTGCAAGATGATCCATATCCAAGTGGGGTGCAATCAGCAAAAGTGCAAGCATAATTAATATTATCTGCAAGGTTGCTTAAATTATTGGCATTTGGATTAAACATGCACCATTTTGGATCAAGATAATGCACATCTTTTGCACCAaccaataatttattttgaccaTGTTGATTTGAAACATGCATTGGAAATTTAGGTTTACCATCAAAACTAAATATTCCCCAATGTCTTTCAAAATTTCCTGGCTCAATGGATTTTGCATCTTCATCAATTaatccaaataaataaacttcaatGTAACCTTGTCTTCTTGGTGTACCTTTGTTTGATGCAAGCCTAGGTAAAAGACCATTATAGAATCTTAATGCATTTTGAATATTTGCATTTTTGTCACCATCTGTTGGCCACCCTACTTCACCAACAAAAATTGGCATGTTACCAAATCCAATTGATTTCAATGCTGAGACTAAAGTAtcaaaatttgcatcaaaaacATTTGTGTACAAAACTCCATTGTCATTTAT belongs to Medicago truncatula cultivar Jemalong A17 chromosome 6, MtrunA17r5.0-ANR, whole genome shotgun sequence and includes:
- the LOC11408846 gene encoding GATA transcription factor 9, which gives rise to MDICNNVSVSEEFQQEFSTIDDLFPAHNTEVDLGMEWLSVFVEECFSSKPSCVIAPSSNVQIQESTNTKPSNTMQKPQQQNQSYLQNFVVPGKARSKRKRLSAPSTNIWSHSHLISDGNLISDPPLLKQAYWLADSELIAPKNEQKVSAVAYGDQKEAKRRVKKESYEVGIIQVKNSENVNDDDEEHIPNARRCTHCLSQRTPQWRAGPLGPKTLCNACGVRYKSGRLLPEYRPAKSPTFVSYLHSNSHKKVLEMRMQSIK
- the LOC11411523 gene encoding glucan endo-1,3-beta-glucosidase 8, with amino-acid sequence MGKNWFSRWVFMAMMMSTIFWYVEGLGVNWGTQATHPLKPDTVVQMLKDNGIQKVKLFDADEETMSALGGSGIEVMVAIPNNQLAEMSDYDRALQWVRKNVTRYNFKSGGVNIKYVAVGNEPFLKAYNNSFLNVTFPALMNIQNALNQVGLGDSIKATVPLNADVYESPDSNNAVPSAGIFRPDLSELMTQIVQFLSKNNAPFTVNIYPFLSLYGNDNFPFDYAFFDGVSNPINDNGVLYTNVFDANFDTLVSALKSIGFGNMPIFVGEVGWPTDGDKNANIQNALRFYNGLLPRLASNKGTPRRQGYIEVYLFGLIDEDAKSIEPGNFERHWGIFSFDGKPKFPMHVSNQHGQNKLLVGAKDVHYLDPKWCMFNPNANNLSNLADNINYACTFADCTPLGYGSSCNNLDANGNASYAFNMYYQVQNQNDLACNFEGLAMLTTNNISTPTCDFIIQINPSSSSSLFPSFVVFLFFSILPMILLC